The proteins below are encoded in one region of Neisseria bacilliformis:
- a CDS encoding endonuclease/exonuclease/phosphatase family protein, with product MNNPITVSTYNIHKGMSPLNRKVQIGDMAAALDSLKSDILFLQEVQGQNLPREAKLSGFPAKPQHDIIADYLDYHPSYGKNAVFPHKHHGNAIISRLPILSERNLNITVNRLEKRGVLHCEIRPEGWETPIVCLCAHLNLLERDRVKQYVAIFEYVTAYIPPDAPLILAGDFNDWRHKSPLNIGRTLGLTEVFLDRRGTLPKTFPARLPVLSLDRIYTRHLEILDARLHSGEPWLYLSDHLPLSATLRLK from the coding sequence ATGAATAACCCGATTACCGTTTCCACCTACAACATCCACAAAGGCATGTCGCCGCTCAACCGCAAAGTGCAGATCGGCGACATGGCCGCCGCGCTCGACAGCCTCAAATCCGACATCCTGTTTTTGCAGGAAGTGCAGGGGCAGAACCTGCCGCGCGAAGCGAAGCTGTCCGGTTTTCCCGCCAAGCCGCAGCACGACATCATCGCCGACTATCTCGACTACCACCCCAGCTACGGCAAAAACGCCGTCTTTCCGCACAAACACCACGGCAACGCCATCATCAGCCGCCTGCCCATCCTCAGCGAACGCAACCTCAACATCACGGTCAACCGCCTGGAAAAACGCGGCGTGCTGCACTGCGAAATCCGCCCCGAAGGCTGGGAAACCCCCATCGTCTGCCTGTGCGCCCACCTCAACCTGCTCGAACGCGACCGCGTCAAACAATATGTCGCTATTTTTGAATACGTTACCGCCTACATCCCGCCCGACGCGCCGCTGATACTCGCCGGCGACTTCAACGACTGGCGGCACAAATCCCCGCTCAACATCGGCCGCACGCTCGGCCTCACTGAAGTGTTCCTCGACCGGCGCGGCACGCTGCCCAAAACCTTCCCCGCCCGCCTGCCCGTGCTCAGCCTCGACCGCATCTACACCCGCCACCTCGAAATCCTCGACGCCCGCCTGCACAGCGGCGAACCCTGGCTCTACCTCTCCGACCACCTCCCCCTCTCCGCCACCCTACGCCTGAAATAA
- the tsaD gene encoding tRNA (adenosine(37)-N6)-threonylcarbamoyltransferase complex transferase subunit TsaD has product MLVLGIESSCDETGVALYSRTHGLLAHRLHTQMAMHAEYGGVVPELASRDHIRRLVPLTRACLADAGKSHADIDAVAYTQGPGLGGALLAGASYANALAFALGKPVIPVHHLEGHLLSPLLSADPPPFPFVALLVSGGHTQFMAVRGIGDYTLLGESVDDAAGEAFDKTAKLLGLPYPGGAKLAELAESGRPGAFDFPRPMLHSHDLQMSFSGLKTAVLTAVEKVRAEYGGSVPEQTRNDICRAFEDAVTDVLAAKARKALADTGWRTLVVAGGVGANRKLRRRLSEITVRAAAKGRLKTPPEAVRTYFPPLEYCTDNGAMIALAGAMHPERAQPAQGFDVKPRWPLAEIVSQAV; this is encoded by the coding sequence ATGTTGGTACTCGGCATCGAATCTTCCTGCGACGAAACCGGCGTCGCCCTCTATTCCCGCACGCACGGCCTGCTTGCCCACCGCCTGCACACGCAGATGGCCATGCACGCCGAATACGGCGGCGTCGTGCCCGAGCTGGCCAGCCGCGACCACATCCGCCGCCTCGTCCCGCTCACCCGCGCCTGCCTTGCCGACGCCGGCAAAAGCCATGCCGACATCGACGCCGTCGCCTACACCCAAGGCCCCGGCCTCGGCGGCGCGCTGCTGGCGGGCGCGTCTTACGCCAACGCGCTGGCCTTCGCCCTGGGCAAACCCGTCATCCCCGTCCACCACCTCGAAGGCCACCTGCTCTCGCCGCTCCTCTCCGCCGACCCGCCGCCCTTCCCCTTCGTCGCCCTGCTCGTCTCCGGCGGCCACACCCAATTCATGGCCGTGCGCGGCATCGGCGACTACACGCTCCTGGGCGAAAGCGTGGACGACGCGGCGGGCGAAGCCTTCGACAAAACCGCCAAACTGCTCGGCCTGCCCTACCCCGGCGGCGCGAAACTGGCCGAACTGGCCGAATCCGGCCGACCCGGCGCGTTCGACTTCCCCCGCCCCATGCTCCACTCGCACGATTTGCAAATGAGCTTCTCCGGCCTGAAAACCGCCGTGCTCACCGCCGTGGAAAAAGTCCGCGCCGAATACGGCGGCAGCGTGCCCGAACAAACCCGCAACGACATCTGCCGCGCCTTTGAAGACGCCGTTACCGACGTGCTCGCCGCCAAAGCGCGAAAAGCCCTCGCCGACACCGGCTGGCGCACCCTCGTCGTTGCCGGCGGCGTGGGCGCGAACCGCAAACTGCGCCGCCGCCTGTCCGAAATCACCGTCCGCGCCGCCGCAAAAGGCCGTCTGAAAACACCGCCCGAAGCCGTGCGCACCTACTTCCCGCCCCTCGAATACTGCACCGACAACGGCGCAATGATCGCACTGGCCGGCGCAATGCACCCCGAACGGGCGCAGCCGGCGCAGGGATTCGACGTCAAACCCCGCTGGCCGCTGGCGGAGATTGTCTCCCAGGCCGTCTGA
- a CDS encoding DUF1853 family protein: protein MNYALDALWWRLADPHVRALAALLTAPAPWHSGCEMPVRTLLGAHGFRFLLALNDDPAPLAAHLAAEAPHAGRLGRYAESLLAFWLARAPHSRLLARNVRVSDGSNTGGEIDFAAEIDGTPYHIELACKYYGAADGAPDALAGLNPRDCFQDKAAKLHSQLALPHSAAGRAALAAAGVPENLRSVSILRGVTFAAADTAWQPPLNPLGWHGLYFDEWPSENPFSDGLRYAPIPRLSYLAPARLLEAQTQDWAHIRTQPHGLFAALEPRPDGFWHETARIMKRG from the coding sequence ATGAACTACGCCCTCGACGCCCTCTGGTGGCGGCTCGCCGACCCGCACGTCCGCGCCCTTGCCGCCCTGCTCACCGCCCCCGCCCCGTGGCACAGCGGCTGCGAAATGCCCGTGCGCACCCTGCTGGGCGCGCACGGCTTCCGTTTCCTCCTTGCCCTGAACGACGACCCCGCCCCGCTGGCCGCCCATCTGGCCGCCGAAGCCCCGCACGCAGGCCGTCTCGGCCGCTACGCCGAAAGCCTGCTGGCCTTCTGGCTCGCCCGCGCCCCGCACAGCCGCCTGCTCGCCCGCAACGTCCGCGTTTCAGACGGCTCCAACACCGGCGGCGAAATCGACTTCGCCGCCGAAATCGACGGCACGCCCTACCACATCGAACTGGCCTGCAAATACTACGGCGCGGCAGACGGCGCACCCGACGCGCTGGCCGGCCTGAATCCGCGCGATTGTTTTCAGGATAAGGCGGCGAAACTACACAGCCAGCTTGCCCTGCCGCACAGCGCAGCAGGACGCGCGGCACTGGCCGCCGCCGGTGTGCCCGAAAACCTGCGCAGCGTCAGCATCTTGCGCGGCGTGACCTTTGCGGCGGCGGATACCGCTTGGCAGCCGCCCCTAAACCCCCTCGGCTGGCACGGCCTGTATTTCGACGAATGGCCGTCTGAAAACCCGTTTTCAGACGGCCTGCGCTACGCCCCCATCCCCCGCCTGTCCTACCTCGCCCCCGCCCGCCTGCTTGAAGCGCAAACGCAGGATTGGGCGCACATCCGCACACAGCCGCACGGCCTCTTCGCCGCCCTCGAACCCCGCCCCGACGGCTTTTGGCACGAAACCGCCAGAATCATGAAACGCGGCTGA
- a CDS encoding aminodeoxychorismate/anthranilate synthase component II has protein sequence MLLFIDNYDSFTYNIVQYFGELGREVLVRRNDGITADEIAALAPQYLVIGPGPCSPKEAGVSVEAIRRFAGRIPVLGVCLGHQAIGEAFGGRVVRAKVQMHGKVSPVHHNGGGVFAGLPNPVNCTRYHSLAVERASLPECLAVTAWTDDGEIMGLRHKQYAVEGVQFHPEALLTEHGHDMLANFLREFADFKPQR, from the coding sequence ATGCTGCTTTTCATCGACAACTACGACAGCTTCACCTACAACATCGTCCAATATTTCGGCGAACTCGGCCGGGAAGTGCTGGTGCGCCGTAACGACGGCATCACGGCGGACGAAATCGCCGCGCTTGCGCCGCAGTATCTCGTCATCGGCCCCGGCCCCTGCTCGCCCAAAGAGGCGGGCGTGTCGGTGGAGGCGATCCGCCGCTTTGCCGGACGGATACCGGTCTTGGGCGTGTGCCTCGGCCATCAGGCTATCGGCGAAGCCTTCGGCGGCCGTGTCGTGCGCGCCAAAGTGCAGATGCACGGCAAAGTATCGCCCGTGCACCATAACGGCGGCGGCGTATTCGCCGGCCTGCCCAACCCCGTAAACTGCACGCGCTACCACAGCCTCGCCGTCGAACGCGCGAGCCTGCCCGAATGCCTCGCCGTTACCGCCTGGACGGACGACGGCGAAATCATGGGGCTGCGCCACAAACAATACGCCGTCGAAGGCGTGCAGTTCCATCCCGAAGCCCTGCTCACCGAACACGGCCACGACATGCTCGCCAACTTCCTGCGCGAATTCGCGGATTTTAAGCCGCAGCGGTAA